Within the Desulfosoma sp. genome, the region GGGAGCCTCGTAGGTCATGCCCCGGGCCAGGCATTCTTCCACGTCGTACTTGATTTCTCCAAAACTGTACTGAGCGAATTGAAGTGAAGCCGTCTGACTGAAATCCTCAATGGGGAAAACGCTTTCAAAAACTTCCTGAAGACCCTTTCTCGCCCTTTTGTCGGGAGGCACGTCCATTTGAAGAAAGCCGGCATAGGACTCTTTCTGCATCTGGATCAGGTTCGGGATGTCCACGATCTTTTTGATCTTCCCGAAACTCTTTCGAACCCGGTACTCTTGGCTCAGAGCAGTTGCCATGACATCTCCTGCCATTTTTGAGAAATAATGTCGCCACTGGGTGACAAGGGCGACAAAGCCACCTGGATTCCGCTCAACGCGAAATCTTCGGTGGCACCGACATTCTGAAAGGAAAAATCGGAAGCCTCACCCCAGGGTGAGGACTTCCGACACACGGCAGGCCGAAAACTGGGATCACTTGATTTCCACGGTCGCTCCGGCTTCCGTGAGTTTCTTGGCGATTTCTTCGGCTTCCGCCTTGGGAATCCCTTCCTTCACCACGCCGGGAAGGTTTTCCACCAGGTCTTTGGCCTCCTTGAGGCCGAGGTTGGTCACCGCACGCACTTCCTTGATGACATTGATCTTCTTGTCGCCGACGGCGGTAATGACCACGTCAAACTCCGTTTTTTCTTCCACCGGCGCGGCTTCGGCACCGGGAGCCGCCGCCACGGCGGCCACAGCCACCGGCGCCGCGGCGCTCACACCAAAACGGTCTTCCAGCTCTTTCACCAGCTGGCTGAGTTCCAACACGGTCATGTTTTCAATAAACTTGATGACATCTTCCTTGGTGATTTCCGACATGCGAATGATCCTCCTTGCGTCCTATGCGTTTTCTTTTTCCCTTTGAATAGCAGCCAGCACGCCCACAAAGGCCCGCGGAACTCCGCTGAGCACTCGCACAAGGGCCGTCGGCACGGCATGGAGCGTTCCCAGCAATTTGGCCAAGAGTTCTTCGCGGGACGGCAGTTCCGCCAGAGCGAGCACGTCATCCACGCTGAGCACTTGGGTGCCCAGGACACCACCCTTCACCTTGAACTTGTCGTTTTGCTTGCTAAAGGCTTTGAGAGCCTTGGCCGACACCGCAGGATCACCGTAGGCGATGGCCACGGCGTTGGTGCCCTTCAGCAAGGGTTCCACCGCTTCAGCCCCTGTGCCCTTGGCGGCGATGCGCATCAGCGTGTTCTTGACAACCTTGAACTCCACGCCCTGCTGTGCCAGATTGTCACGCAGCGTCGTGATCTCCGCGACACTCAAGCCTTTGAAATCGGTGAGAATGGCGGCGGTGGCTCGCTGCAGCTTTTCGTGCAGCTCGGCGACCAACTGTTCTTTCTTGACTCTCTCCAAGCTCTCTCATCCCTCCTTTCCTCTGCCGGCGTGCTTTCCTCAACGCATGGTCCGCATGGAACGATCCCGTTGGTCTTTTCACCACCTCGGTAGGTCCCGTTCGGCGGCGCCTTGTTTTCCGAACGGATTTAAACACCTTCCCGATGTACCTACGGTCTCAGATGCGTGAAAGCACCCAACGGCAGTTTACGAGTGTCCGTTTTCCTGGACTTTAGCCCAGGATGCTTTTCACGGCCAGAGGGTCGATGCGAATGCCGGGTCCCATGGTGGTGGAAATGGCGATTCCTCGCAGATACGTGCCCTTGGCGGCCGTGGGTTTCAGCCGAATC harbors:
- the rplJ gene encoding 50S ribosomal protein L10; translated protein: MERVKKEQLVAELHEKLQRATAAILTDFKGLSVAEITTLRDNLAQQGVEFKVVKNTLMRIAAKGTGAEAVEPLLKGTNAVAIAYGDPAVSAKALKAFSKQNDKFKVKGGVLGTQVLSVDDVLALAELPSREELLAKLLGTLHAVPTALVRVLSGVPRAFVGVLAAIQREKENA
- the rplL gene encoding 50S ribosomal protein L7/L12; translation: MSEITKEDVIKFIENMTVLELSQLVKELEDRFGVSAAAPVAVAAVAAAPGAEAAPVEEKTEFDVVITAVGDKKINVIKEVRAVTNLGLKEAKDLVENLPGVVKEGIPKAEAEEIAKKLTEAGATVEIK